The segment TCCTTTACCTTTCAATGACACATTCaaggaaaaatataaattttcggGATTTTTATCCAAAGgtcaattaaaaaatgaaaacttgGATTATAAAATTgtgaaacaaaattttaaaattggatCAATACTTCCAATTGAATGAGTATGAATAAAGAATCCATGGATGAAGATAGAAAAGTAGATTTCTAATTTCTAATCGTAACTAAATCTTCAATTTTTGTTTGCATTTGTAGCGAATAAATTGAAGCAAAATAGCTATTAAAGAATATCTTTAGTTTACTAGAGACATCGACATATTATTTTAGCTCGGTGGAAATAAAATCCTTTTCCTTAGGACCCTCTCAAATAGAAATAAAGAACGAAGTAACTAGAAAGATTGTTAGAATTGCCTTATTCTAGAGGGATCATCTATAAAGCGAGTCGTTTTGAATTGAATATATTCAAACAAAAAGCTGACATAGATGTTATGGgtatcatttttttttgtaagttGGTTCACATCTGAAATCTAGCAATTTATCCATTTTCCATAAAGGAGCCGAATGAAACCAAAGTTTCATGTTCGGTTTTGAATTAGAGACGTTAAAAATGATGAATCGACGTCGACTATAACCCCTAGCCTTCCAAGCTAACGATGCGGGTTCGATTCCCGCTACCCGCTCTATAGCCTCTACTTATAGATTTATTCTATTATCTtactatatttatatattattaaatactCTAATAGACTCTAATTAATACATCATTCATCATTGAATATACAATTCAAATAATTTTCTTACAGAAATCCTACTATATTAGATTCGtattttttcaaataaaagaTCAGAAAGTAAAACTACTAAAAAATCGCAATGAAAAGCGTCCATTGTCTAATGGATAGCACAGAGGTCTTCTAAACCTTTGGTATAGGTTCAAATCCTATTGGACGCAATTTTTTTCCAGATATTTTTTTAGATTTAGATatcaaaaaataaattttgaatgATTTGACTCCGAAACGCTTGAGtaccctttttattttatttaaaaaattattgaAAAGGGTGATCAATTTGTTTAGGCTGCTTGTTCCTGAAGTATAAAACGTTCCCTCTGTTCCTTAATAGCTTCTTTCAAAATGGCTTCTGCTTCCTCGGTgaatgtcttggtagaagatattatttcttgaaactgcAGTTTATTGGTTTTTAAGTAAGTACGTAACTCAACAAGAAATTTCCTTACCTGTCCAATTTCTAATGAATCAAGATAACCATTTGTTCCGGTATAAATAGTCAGTACCTGTTCTTCTACCCCGAGAGGGGCGGATTGGGATTGTTTAAGCAATTCACGTAAGCGTTGACCTCTTGCCAATTGATTCTGAGTAGCTTTATCGAGATCAGAAGCAAATTGTGCAAAAGCTTCTAATTCTGCGAATTGTGCCAGTTCCAATTTTAATTTACCGGCTACTTGTTTCATAGCTTTAACTTGAGCTGCAGACCCCTCTCTGGAAACAGAGATCCCCACATTAATAGCGGGTCGGATTCCAGCATTGAATAGATCAGCAGATAAGAATATTTGTCCATCAGTAATCGAAATTACATTAGTAGGAATATAAGCCGAAACATCTCCCGATTGGGTTTCCACTATTGGTAAAGCGGTCATACTTCCTTCACCTAAAAGAGAACTTAATTTAGCAGCTCTTTCCAAAAGGCGTGAATGTAAATAAAAAACATCCCCTGGATAAGCTTCGCGCCCAGGCGGTCTTCGTAATAGAAGAGACATTTGGCGATAAGCTTGGGCTTGTTTAGAGGGATCATCATAAATGATTGAAGTGTGTCGTTCACGGTACATAAAATATTCAGCCAGAGCTGCTCCTGTATAAGGAGCGAGGTATTGTAATGTAGCAGGGGAATCCGCCGTTTCGGCTACCACAATGGTATATTCCATCGCGCCCCTTTCCTGGAAATTAGTCACTACCTGAGCCACAGAAGATGCTTTTTGACCAATAGCTACATAAACGCATATTACATTTTTGCCTTGTTGATTTAGAATTGTATCTGTTGCTACTGCTGTTTTACCGGTCCGCCTGTCCCCAATAATTAATTCGCGCTGACCACGTCCTATCGGAATCATTGAATCAATAGCAATAAGCCCTGTTTGAAGAGGCTCATATACAGAACGTCGAGAAATAATCCCTGGAGCGGGCgattcaattaacctatattcaGAAGATGAAATTTCACCTCTACCATCAATAGGTTTAGCCAGCGCGTTTATAACACAACCCAAATAGGCCTCACTCACTGGTATCTGAGCAATTCTTCCTGTTGCTTTTACAGAACTCCCTTCTTGTATCAGCAAACCATCACCCATTAATACAACACCAACATTAGTTGATTCCAAATTAAGAGCAATGCCTATTGTACCCTCTTCAAATTCTACTAATTCACCCGCCATTACTTCATCAAGACCATGAATACGAGCAATGCCATCACCTACTTGAAGTACGGTACCGGTATTTACAATCTTTACTTCTCTATTATGTTGCTCAATACGTTCACGGATAATATTACTAATTTCGTCGGCTTGAATGGTTACCATGAGTATTTCTTAAttctttttttggaaaaaaaataaatcaaaaataatgcCTAAAGTAGAAGGACTAATCCGTTATTTCTTTCATCGCCCCCAATAGGCCAATATTGGCACTGATAGTACGTAAATGTAACTCGCTATTTAAACAACTATTCAGAGTTCCTAGAGCTCCTTGTAAGGCTTGTTGGAAAACCCGTTGTCGGACTTGATTACTCGCTTTTTGTTGTTCAAAATTTATAGtttcatttttgtaattttctagTTGTTCCAAAGTCTTATAAGTTGAATCAATCAAATTCAATTTTTCTCACTCTATCTCAGAGTATTCATTCATGCGAAACTGATCTGCTTCTATTTGTACTTTCCGTAAGCGAGCCCGGGCATTTTCCAGCTGTTCGATGCGTTTCTGGTTATGTATGAGTATctttcccaggaaaatcccatattttcctgaatatTGGTTACcaattgtgaaagatgtattctgaaaacttagttatcttgtgaaatgtattagtttttaaCACATAGATAAAACTAATATTAACAAAGTAAGTTAATTACTTTATCCATTATTACTATTAAATAAATCTTTGTTATCCTAATTGAGAGTTCCATAACCATgcaatagactagatatggcaataagtagtccacatcaccttatgactttcgtcacccttgaaccatttcggttcggctgtagctagcagccaggtgtggggtagtcagccacatatagatctacacactcAAGTCACGCTTCCTATCTAAGAGATTATGGCTACGGGAACAGTCCTCCAcccgcgtatctctgtggagtgttcaccgaggacgtgtctccaattatataggattaacaatttacaagtaataatgctaaAAGTCTTATTCTATGTTCTTTTATAAAGACGATCCTCCACTTGcttatctctgtggagtgttcaccgaggacaaaacatataaactaatctaatgcttttaacaaaaatattatagtacaaatcacttgtgaaatatataatataacgTTATATAATTAGATATGAAATCGGGTTGTAACTGGTTCTGCAAGTTAAACAGTTGATTAATACAGTTTCAATTGTTAAAAGCAAGTGAGATATGAAACATTTCTAATGAaataaaaacgtttaagtacaagatattcttgtactttttcttgtattccccccttggaaacattgtaaaaccattgaaaaagggtaggggtatgaactcaccggatgcGGAATGTGACGACTAGGATGCTAAATGTCGAAtcgaggcttgaatacgagcgagGTTACTAATTAGATACACTTAAACATTCCaagacgtgaaaacacttcaaaataggcgtttggagtgacccaggtGACTTTTCTGGACATGAATGActaggatatggagtttactcttcaacaGTAAACTCTAACGAGTGTTCACGACCCTATACacccatccccatgagtttacggccgtaaactcatggtgggtgttctTATGAGCTAAATGGCCTTAAATCAAATGAGGGGTGTTGATAGGTTTGGTTCTAGGGCATTATCAAGGAATGAATTCAACCATATGGACCAatagatgagtttacggtagtaaactaagtgtttacggtcgtaaactctcacccacatcATTCTTAATTGTTTTGAAGGCCAATGATTAATCACAAATGATTCAACTCAATTTTGCAAGTCTTGGGGTGAGTTTAGGGCATCAAATGACacatttttaggagtttatggccctagaacATATGTTATGGCCCTAAGCTCTCAAATGGAgggtttttgttatgtttaaggtccccaaataatttatggttggttctaggatttattccaaggcttatggggtgtgtaagttgcattctaacacccaaaaaggagtttactccccatgaaatggtgtttatggcccaatcttgttcttgggcagtaaaatcatgtttactcctcaaaaatgatattcaaggtgttctaagtccaatccaataagtccttaagcaatatctaaactcctatggtgatttggaagggtttaaggctcaaaaacccccatttacatgtgttcacggcctatggctgttctagggccgtaaactcatgtttatggtcctatctcatgatttgaacacgaaaatgaaggctaaggatgttatactaggagctaagatgattaccttggtgttttgaagcttgaaatggatgatttttgGACCTAAATCTCTGTTTAAGGAgcaaggttagagagagagtgaaaaggctccaaatgagtcttaaatcattttaaatatggtttgaatttgatacacggtggaattctacccgataccgacgttaatcgatgctttgggtcgcacccgaataagttgtcgttacccgatatggtcaaaactaaaatttttctaattactagtttgggacgttttcacatgtttccaacatgtttggatacttacaaGGTCAAAAATAAGAGTTTTAGCTTAATGGACCTAATTCAAAGACGAAATCGAAACAACCCGCTTAAGATGAGTTTTATTAACGAAACGGTTACGGCGAGGGaacaaaatttcgggttgttacaccgaCCCCGAAACCAATAACTTACCCTTAGTGTCTTCGATCCAATATCCTAATCCTCGATCAGGATTTTAGGGCCCAACACCTCTGTGGGTAGTGAACTTGAATAAGTGGAGCAACAAACAAAGTCAATCCCTTTcgtacaatggagaccgaagcttctacaatctgagcgagggaggctcagcagacggAGTCCTTCCTATACTGATTCGCCGAATTGCTCACAAAGATGAGCAAGGAAGGGCAGTTATCCAACGAACTGAAGACAATGATGCGGACACCAGAGTTAATACAGTTCACATTCGACAATTAGAATCAGCTCATAGGAGAACCATAAATCACAATGAAGCTCTACAGAGAGCAAACTACAACTCAAACTGCAGTCAGAAAACTTCGCGCACACCAGGCAATGTATGAAAATCGTATGCACGGGATGGAGCATCAGTTGGCAGAACCAATGGGTCATTCGAGCAGTTCCCATCACAAGTAGAGGACACTCTACtcgccctttcttttggattgTCGAATAACCTTTGTACGTACTCCAAGTAGTACTCTTTTCATGTAAACCTCCCTGACTAGCAATTTTTGTTTCACTAGACCTCTATGCTGTCTAATTTTCCCTATGTGGTATGTTGTAGACCTATGCCAAGGTCAAATTTTCTGAATTCTATGTAACTTCTATACCAACTATTATGACAGACTTCTTGTTTCCTTTAAAGATCATCATTATCAATCCATGCATTGGGCTATGTAAACAATTTGTGTCATAAACTGTTTTAGCGACTAACTACactatgttgagagaaaaacttggagagaCACttaacaaacgttagaacaagtgagttacggaatagttaatctctaaggatctaaaagctcaacaataataaagttagatagttagttgcggatagtaaagaaagataaatgacaatagttatatcaagaatacacttaaactgattcgtaacaaggaatgcaatcactccaagttagtaagcgagatcaactttagtgattaagtctagaagacttgctctgaagagaggttatgttccagtagcagtttgagtgtgaagaGTAATAAGATTGATAACATATGAAGAGAAAAAAGatgagaaatcttgtgtattgAGAAGTTACGAGTTTTCACACTCACATATATCACAGGTACATAGTACATAAGAAAgaatctctatttatagagtttagaaaGGAACGACTCTATgagcagccgtgcaaggcatgctggacaatagagtgaattacatagtaaaagaaataactaagactGCGGATAGGAGAGACTTGAATACTCCGGATACTGATATGGTTGCTGATGGAGAATGGTTGCGGTCATAGTTGTAGAGATTGACTCCGGTGCTGAAATGGTTGCAGGtactgaaccgttgcggtagataagttcaaaagggtcacttttatgtttcaatagTTTCCCCTTAAGTAAACTTTTTAACTTTGGTTTAGTTATCAAGTTTGAGAAatttgatcaaaatccaccaaaattttctaacattttccaCCCACAAGATTCTTCTAGAGATCTCAAACTTGACTTTAGCAGTAGTGTGTTTTGATCTTTCTACCGTGGTCTTGCATATTTGAAGTTGCTTcttatcacacccccaaaccagacggcggaaacgtctgggggtggaggatttcatttgtagtatcacaacacatgcatcatagtaatcaaagtacaaacaaccattgtatttaaaagtgtaatttttacatgtgttcaatcattgtatattgaaaccaaaacagTTATACAAAggaagaagataagactcctaatggcttcatcttctcaaaaagctcggggagtacctgttattatttccctgataatacaagtaatttgaaaagagagtatcaacaataagttgagtgagtacataagtctttatgttttgaatgggtgtatttgtattttgaatatgaaaacgcttctagaaaatcccatattttctgtggtatgtgaaaagtagttttattcctataaaaccgtcttatttgtaaaccattgtatttgtaaaacttgtatttgagagtgtgcctggcttcaccagctgttattgaaaactatagtatagcattgtactttgcattttgtaaactggtactttgaagatgtacttacgtttagttgtttatacactaacgtgttgttaatatctttttaatgagttattataaccatactaagacatgaacgcctgaaacaaacgcctgatgagcgcttaaactgttgataacaattgccactcattggcatgtatgcctgactgtagctagcagcctgagtgcggggttgtcaatcccgatatagatctacacacaacttgtttcgatccccggactggagattctggttataatgtcagggctttaccttggttgtctagactgaatctaaacaacctgaattgaatgtctcataaaaagcatataaacgttacatgtatattagttatgaaaacccaatcattctgagatAAATGATTGACATTgtgttcttgacttagtatcccgaacatgtatttgataagtgtaaacccttgatttgttttgagtTAAAACTCTTGTTGCATGTAAAACaatgtattcatatgaattattgctctatgtatcataaactatacctattataatttatatgtactttatgaattggtaaataactatttttgcatgtaatcctttgctcaacatgttacaaagggtgattaaactgatgaaataacttttaattttatatacatatacaattttataaataagtaaaatttgaacgaccttcggacaaataactggtactataagtccacatccaaacaaggaaaaggacctagcatgaattattagtcctaagccttttaaatcttatttatattaaattatatatacaaatatgtatatttgggaaaaatataagtttataaaagagttcaaaatttgaagtattttcgatgctttaaaatcattttatcgtgatttgaaatcatttatttataacacaaagttgttgtgttatacttgtatttccccccttaaaacagtagaaattatgaaaatacgggggtatgaactcacttggtaggtggtaattcggacagggtttcgtttcacgaaaaggagtttatttgtcgagaaaccggctcaaattgggcagagttttgacaggagagaggatgaattctcgagaatttcggggcttcacggcttacttcgagctcgagtcttgataccggggatttaagggttgtatataagcttaagggtgtggaaaaagtgaaagagagtaaaatttggggtgaaaagtgtaaaaaatccggaaaccctcgcatgccttatataggccgaagcctcggatccgaagcttgtgcgaggctatgcgaggctgacATTCTGCAAAGGGAAGCAGCTTCGGTTTGGAGGTGGTAGGCTCGGATTGGTCTAGCCCTCGGTCCAATGCAAAGAAGCCACGTGCGAAGGGGTGTCCGAGGGTGGTGTGAGGCGTGTGCAAGGAGCATCCCCGGTGTGTCTCCTTGCGAGGCTGTCCGAGTGGGATTGGACCGCAGCAGTGGCCGAATCAGGAGGTGACACGCGAGACTTCGGTCCACTCAGCAGCCAACACGtggaggctcgcatgcgaggggTGAGGTGGcgctactgttcatgcgaattttcccgggtatttctatttttctttattttttttgccaaatcttgtaaaattcataccttttgcatacgaactccgtttttgacgttctttatatgcacgcgtagctaaaattatactctacgacttttgttttgacttcgtcggctaattttgaaattatttttaatattattattttaaacagatcgggacgtgaatccgttataaattcataacttcttcatacgacgtccgtttttgtttgtctttttaccgttgtactactaatgacgagaccttcaattctcgtttaggtcatgtcggctaaaaaccactcgatctttatttcgagttttttagctgtacactgctatattgaaacttcgaaaaatcataacttcctcatacgaagtcggattttggcagtctttttatgaaagttctcggtttaacataaactataactttcatttatattgttaaggctagaaagccttttatcaaaaattcagtttttacactgaacaatgttttgccggttttgtcgcggattttcgattggtcataacttcttcgttataactcggattttagtgttccttatatttttggaaaccttgttacaatctctatcacttggttcaacccaattgagattatttaataatttatttttgagggtcaattatgtaaatatacatagtatgccaaaatttctctttattatattaaaaagaagaacaatttgacctacactattacataagtttgaaataacggtttgttacattatacccccgttagagagaatttcgtcccgaaatttttttacagatagactagggaaaaagatgtgggtatttttgttgcatttgatcctcccgctcccaagtgaattcaggtccccgtcttgcattccagtgaaccttcactat is part of the Lactuca sativa cultivar Salinas chromosome 7, Lsat_Salinas_v11, whole genome shotgun sequence genome and harbors:
- the LOC122194948 gene encoding ATP synthase subunit alpha, chloroplastic; the protein is MVTIQADEISNIIRERIEQHNREVKIVNTGTVLQVGDGIARIHGLDEVMAGELVEFEEGTIGIALNLESTNVGVVLMGDGLLIQEGSSVKATGRIAQIPVSEAYLGCVINALAKPIDGRGEISSSEYRLIESPAPGIISRRSVYEPLQTGLIAIDSMIPIGRGQRELIIGDRRTGKTAVATDTILNQQGKNVICVYVAIGQKASSVAQVVTNFQERGAMEYTIVVAETADSPATLQYLAPYTGAALAEYFMYRERHTSIIYDDPSKQAQAYRQMSLLLRRPPGREAYPGDVFYLHSRLLERAAKLSSLLGEGSMTALPIVETQSGDVSAYIPTNVISITDGQIFLSADLFNAGIRPAINVGISVSREGSAAQVKAMKQVAGKLKLELAQFAELEAFAQFASDLDKATQNQLARGQRLRELLKQSQSAPLGVEEQVLTIYTGTNGYLDSLEIGQVRKFLVELRTYLKTNKLQFQEIISSTKTFTEEAEAILKEAIKEQRERFILQEQAA